One window of the Podospora pseudocomata strain CBS 415.72m chromosome 7, whole genome shotgun sequence genome contains the following:
- a CDS encoding hypothetical protein (COG:S; EggNog:ENOG503NZFR): MSLNGLDDPRVKEAYEAAVAEAGGWFLLKYASRDEVELLGQGTGGIVEIRNNIAEYTDKSPLYGYLRYRRRNVIIKYLPEDCSRLVQARVTVHFDSVCDRFSPHDTVFEITEAKELKDTKLSAACSLHAASGSTSSSTSSLRRRRLVEIAEEEEEEERDRKRQSTVQEHDRPGSPGQYVVQPPVKLNADLATIPDASRFTDGRDPPQFTGIDRPSSPAQSFDDAGRRMSSLDLYPSSSYPYPKPKVRLGPRPSAEASGRPKTPGGGTAKLVASMPSSVKALSKVSKKGRSADDEDVLESPIKEEPENPFPDLAPTKPVEDDPARPLTNSDIPASAPAPVPTATLAPPSSKPNTISPEKARLLKAMKLREKKKMMNSQSVEGLSAGDVSPAPTTPGLADDNHLETPQEVTMESASPEAAGEEAAVINKANSGIEIEIVTDLGSVDAQTDSHPPSPLASSDIGDSTQASSLSDSTDETILGKDQGKETPIGKEIQQTETNGHKPDALSLDGQATSIIAPMEDASAVLKDDSAAGAPASANTTVTQEPPVQTLPVSRFSVAAFPAGVSNEDAGSPGSAETVKEEPSATGPETAPAVENEEETSPARLPLSKFSTQDAKPIANVESQIDTATVGQPSNIGSDITNVRAGETQPVPAVADTQIAETEEATRPKPAPEPIKTGLDAPGADKRQSVISMFDNDGFIDELQSATVQQATPITVSKSPITPFFPNDANSKRNTVGGLDAVSRFSRTVSNPVRSSMLSPNEAVPGSARSVSSSAYLQKAPRPAADVLPKTGKIGSSISERIKALQQLSGKAGAPVETVVAKERPSSTFFAVRKDGKIPSRTPSLVDRTASLSGRPTPSPPGSVESSPDGASIIRRDRSGSVVNRLSMFEGGNPPRGKPESVQVTARIVRDPTRLSEQKLDPAEYNTHDLQHSPLMVDLQKRVSLEVQSRPLSALSGRMSLDHGPQIERKQSLLQRRLSKGSQSAANDRESVADDRQGVPRAGRRSSLNVVKDFIKGAKSPSTDNLAPSPGQAMSPGSRSSSRPPSSHQNTAPSGGFARRLSIGSRRSSIDQNGVLSPVRTTEVSIDSDAESIKKSPASPNQGKSSRTSRFMRRLSNTLVPNSRKAGPPSISPTVTEENAAEVAAASRATTATPSASPAQPSIVAFMGDVNVQFPDNLLWKRRSICLDSQGFLILSAVSGTAMLPTKNKAAGLLKRYHITDFKPPYTPDVELQELPNSVVLDFVEGSGLQVACEDRAGQMNILHILTEAYQSHSR, translated from the exons ATGTCGTTGAATGGATTGGACGACCCGCGAGTCAAGGAGGCATATGAAGCAGCCGTTGCAGAGGCGGGGGGATG GTTCCTGCTCAAGTATGCTAGCCGCGATGAAGTTGAGCTTCTGGGTCAGGGCACCGGCGGGATTGTCGAGATTCGAAACAACATAGCAGAGTATACAGACAAGTCGCCGCTGTACGGATATCTGAGATACAGGCGTCGGAATGTCATCATCAAATACCTGCCTGAGGATTGTTCCAGATTGGTCCAAG CGCGGGTGACCGTTCACTTTGATTCTGTTTGCGACCGCTTCTCGCCCCACGATACAGTGTTTGAGATCACTGAGGCGAAGGAACTGAAGGACACCAAACTCTCGGCTGCTTGCTCACTCCACGCTGCTTCGGGTTCGACTTCATCTTCTACCAGTTCGTTGCGCCGAAGACGATTGGTGGAAattgccgaggaagaagaggaagaggaacgAGATCGCAAAAGACAATCGACTGTGCAGGAACACGATCGCCCTGGGTCTCCGGGCCAATATGTTGTACAGCCTCCGGTGAAGCTCAACGCAGATCTTGCCACGATACCCGATGCTTCCAGATTCACCGACGgacgagatcctcctcaGTTTACGGGTATTGACAGGCCCTCTTCACCGGCTCAGTCGTTCGATGACGCGGGGAGGCGCATGTCCTCGCTTGACCTCTATCCTAGCAGCTCGTATCCTTACCCCAAACCAAAAGTAAGGCTCGGTCCAAGGCCCTCAGCTGAGGCGTCAGGGCGCCCCAAGACTCCTGGAGGCGGGACTGCCAAACTTGTGGCATCAATGCCTTCTAGTGTCAAGGCACTGTCCAAGGTTTCCAAGAAAGGCCGTTctgccgacgacgaagacgtcCTGGAATCGCCGATCAAGGAGGAGCCGGAGAATCCGTTTCCAGATCTGGCGCCAACCAAGCCTGTCGAAGACGATCCTGCTCGACCATTGACCAATAGCGACATCCCGGCCTCCGCCCCAGCACCAGTGCCTACGGCCACACTTGCCCCGCCATCAAGCAAGCCGAACACGATCTCACCCGAAAAAGCACGGCTTTTGAAGGCTATGAAGctgagagaaaagaaaaagatgaTGAACTCGCAATCCGTGGAAGGCCTGTCTGCAGGCGATGTTTCTCCGGCACCCACCACTCCAGGTCTGGCagacgacaaccacctcgaAACTCCACAGGAGGTGACAATGGAAAGCGCTTCACCTGAAGCTGCGGGAGAGGAAGCTGCCGTTATCAACAAAGCCAATTCAGGCATTGAGATTGAAATCGTGACTGATTTGGGCTCTGTCGATGCTCAGACAGACTCGCACCCTCCATCGCCCCTGGCCTCTTCTGATATCGGTGATTCAACCCAGGCTTCGTCTCTCTCGGATTCTACAGACGAAACCATTCTCGGTAAAGACCAGGGCAAGGAAACTCCCATTGGAAAGGAGATCCAGCAAACCGAGACCAACGGTCACAAACCGGACGCTCTATCTCTGGATGGTCAGGCAACAAGCATCATTGCACCCATGGAAGACGCATCGGCCGTTCTGAAAGATGACAGTGCTGCCGGAGCGCCCGCATCCGCCAACACTACGGTGACACAGGAACCTCCAGTTCAGACTTTACCGGTATCCCGGTTCTCAGTTGCGGCTTTCCCAGCCGGAGTCTCCAACGAAGACGCAGGTAGTCCCGGTTCTGCAGAAACCGTCAAGGAAGAGCCCTCAGCAACTGGTCCCGAGACTGCACCAGCGGTCGAAAACGAGGAAGAAACATCTCCAGCGCGACTTCCGCTCTCCAAGTTCTCCACTCAAGACGCCAAACCTATCGCCAACGTGGAGAGCCAGATTGACACAGCTACTGTTGGACAGCCATCCAACATAGGGTCAGATATCACCAACGTAAGAGCGGGAGAAACGCAACCGGTTCCGGCTGTTGCGGATACTCAAATCGCAGAAACGGAAGAAGCCACCAGACCAAAACCTGCCCCTGAGCCCATCAAGACGGGGTTGGATGCGCCTGGAGCGGACAAGCGGCAATCGGTGATCAGCATGTTCGACAACGATGGTTTTATCGATGAGCTGCAGTCTGCCACGGTCCAACAAGCCACACCCATTACCGTCTCCAAGTCACCCATCACGCCATTCTTCCCCAACGATGCGAATTCTAAGAgaaacaccgtcggaggtTTGGATGCCGTGTCGAGGTTTTCGAGGACAGTCTCGAACCCCGTTCGAAGCTCCATGCTGTCTCCCAACGAGGCTGTTCCAGGCTCTGCCCGATCTGTCTCGTCCAGTGCCTATCTGCAAAAGGCTCCGCGGCCCGCGGCAGATGTGCTGCCCAAGACAGGCAAAATTGGTTCGAGTATCTCTGAGCGCATCAAAGCACTACAGCAGCTTTCAGGGAAAGCAGGGGCCCCTGTGGAAACGGTGGTGGCCAAGGAGCGTCCATCGTCCACTTTCTTCGCTGTTCGAAAAGATGGCAAAATTCCGTCACGGACACCTTCCTTGGTCGATAGGACGGCTTCGTTGAGTGGAAGACCgacaccttcccccccgGGATCTGTGGAGTCATCACCCGATGGTGCTTCGATCATCAGGCGCGATAGGTCCGGGTCGGTGGTCAATCGTCTTTCCATGTTTGAAGGTGGGAACCCCCCACGGGGCAAGCCGGAATCGGTTCAGGTCACTGCCCGCATCGTGCGAGATCCGACCAGACTGTCAGAGCAGAAGCTTGACCCAGCAGAGTACAACACACACGATCTTCAGCATTCACCGCTGATGGTTGACCTTCAAAAGCGGGTTTCGTTGGAGGTTCAGTCGAGGCCTCTCAGCGCTCTGTCAGGCCGGATGTCTCTGGACCATGGACCCCAGATTGAAAGGAAACAATCCCTGCTGCAGCGTCGTCTCTCAAAGGGCAGCCAGTCGGCGGCTAACGATCGTGAGTCAGTTGCAGATGACCGCCAAGGCGTGCCCCGTGCTGGGAGACGGTCCTCGCTGAACGTGGTCAAAGACTTTATCAAGGGTGCTAAGTCCCCCTCTACCGACAACCTTGCCCCCTCTCCTGGGCAAGCCATGAGCCCTGGCTCGAGATCCTCATCCCGTCCTCCTTCAAGCCATCAGAACACTGCGCCTTCTGGTGGCTTTGCGCGTCGGCTGAGCATTGGCAGCCGTCGTTCTTCAATTGATCAGAACGGCGTGCTCTCCCCTGTCCGTACGACTGAAGTCTCGATTGACTCTGATGCCGAGAGCATCAAGAAGAGCCCTGCTAGCCCCAACCAGGGCAAGAGCAGCCGGACGTCCCGTTTCATGCGACGCCTTTCCAACACTCTTGTTCCCAACAGCAGAAAGGCCGGTCCCCCGTCCATCTCCCCAACTGTCACGGAGGAGAATGCCGCcgaggttgctgctgcctccaGGGCCACCACGGCTACTCCTTCCGCCTCGCCAGCTCAGCCAAGCATTGTTGCCTTCATGGGAGATGTCAATGTCCAGTTCCCCGACAATCTTTTGTGGAAGCGCCGGAGCATTTGTCTCGACAGCCAAGGCTTCTTGATTCTCAGTGCTGTTTCTGGTACTGCCATGCTGCCCACCAAGAATAAGGCGGCGGGTCTTCTCAAGCGGTATCACATCACCGACTTCAAGCCTCCTTATACCCCCGATGTTGAGTTGCAGGAGCTTCCCAACAGTGTTGTGCTTGACTTTGTCGAGGGCAGTGGTCTCCAAGTTGCCTGCGAGGATCGGGCTGGCCAGATGAATATCCTGCATA TTCTCACCGAAGCCTACCAGAGCCACTCGCGCTAG
- the MgPP2CL-1 gene encoding mgpp2cl-1, protein phosphatase 2C-like protein 1 (BUSCO:EOG09264XTW; EggNog:ENOG503NUYG; COG:T) has translation MFGSSKSDSGIADSSSKAGSKSPSPDKDDAGRATPSPTKSTEQAASGERRSGNGSPPSAGSSAEQKKRRSSGVSAKASNLIAQAKNTLFTQSGKGSNSDAGANSKNTDQALLEELGKKDQALAVPQGQHNNAAGSSLPGPRSTFKVGVWEDRNKRCRRTMEDTHAFLYNFLCTPAPALGTESKSSKSSGDADEAGGSDMVETDNGYFAIFDGHAGTFAADWCGKKLHLILEDIIKKNPNSPIPELLDQTFTAVDQQLANLPVKNSGCTAAIAVLRWEDRVPSNASVTGSQAIAPALAKAAEEAKTGESAPSLAAPEAAHARLKDASKRQRVLYTANVGDARIVLCRAGKAMRLSYDHKGSDEHEGKRISAAGGLILNNRVNGVLAVTRALGDTYMKELVTGHPYTTETVLQPNEDEFIIIACDGLWDVASDQEAVDLVRSTMDPGAAAKQLVDHALARFSTDNLSCMIVRFDKQGTLDQQSSKEIGVEGDSASASGKLSEAEKIINETKAKIAEGNTPAVGISASNFGHGRDPAKLEAEADFTPTAIEGSVEEESSQAVVNSVEGNGTKDAVVVDGTRSDVEVPDLTEPAPPLAEPAMGSNPPLVKS, from the exons ATGTTTGGCAGTTCCAAGTCAGACAGCGGCATCGCGGACTCGAGCAGCAAGGCTGGCAGCAAGTCTCCTTCCCCGGACAAGGACGACGCCGGCCGCGCTACACCATCGCCTACCAAATCCACCGAACAGGCTGCGAGCGGCGAGAGGCGGAGTGGCAATGGCAGTCCTCCCAGCGCGGGCAGCTCGGCTGAGCAGAAGAAGCGCCGGAGCAGCGGGGTGAGCGCCAAAGCCAGCAACCTCATAGCCCAGGCGAAGAATACTCTCTTCACTCAGTCTGGGAagggcagcaacagcgaTGCGGGTGCTAACTCTAAGAATACGGACCAGGCTCTTCTGGAAGAGTTAGGCAAGAAAGATCAAGCACTCGCCGTGCCCCAGGGCCAGCACAACAACGCCGCCGGCTCGTCGCTCCCCGGCCCTCGATCTACCTTCAAAGTCGGTGTTTGGGAGGATCGCAACAAGAGATGCAGGCGGACGATGGAGGACACCCATGCATTCCTGTACAACTTTCTCTGTACGCCAGCCCCGGCTCTCGGTACAGAATCCAAGTCGTCAAAGTCCTCGGGCGATGCCGATGAGGCTGGTGGCAGCGACATGGTAGAGACGGACAATGGGTACTTTGCGATTTTCGACGGGCATGCCGGCACGTTTGCTGCCGACTGGTGCGGAAAGAAGCTTCATCTTATCCTCGAAGACATCATCAAAAAGAATCCAAACTCGCCGATACCCGAGCTGCTCGACCAAACATTcactgctgttgatcagcagCTGGCAAACTTGCCAGTCAAGAACAGCGGTTGTACCGCCGCCATCGCTGTGCTTCGTTGGGAAGACCGGGTCCCGAGCAACGCCTCGGTGACTGGTTCTCAGGCCATTGCACCTGCGTTGGCAAAGGCcgcggaggaggcgaagacTGGGGAGAGCGCCCCGTCATTAGCGGCCCCTGAAGCTGCGCATGCAAGGTTAAAAGATGCTTCCAAGAGGCAGCGTGTTCTCTATACCGCCAACGTCGGCGACGCCCGTATCGTTCTCTGTCGGGCGGGCAAGGCTATGCGGCTATCCTATGACCACAAGGGCAGTGATGAGCATGAGGGCAAGCGCATCTCGGCAGCAGGTGGCCTCATATTGAACAACCGCGTGAACGGTGTCCTTGCTGTCACTCGGGCGTTGGGCGACACATACATGAAGGAGTTGGTGACAGGGCACCCGTACACTACGGAGACTGTTTTACAGCCAAATGAAGATGAGTTTATCATTATTGCTTGTGATGGG TTGTGGGACGTTGCCTCAGATCAAGAGGCTGTCGACCTTGTCCGCAGCACGATGGACCCCGGCGCGGCAGCGAAACAACTTGTTGACCACGCTCTTGCTCGCTTCAGTACTGACAACCTCTCTTGTATGATCGTCCGCTTTGACAAGCAGGGCACTCTTGACCAGCAATCCAGCAAGGAGATTGGCGTCGAGGGGGACAGTGCGTCTGCCTCGGGCAAGCTCAGCGAGGCAGAAAAGATTATCAATGAGACGAAAGCCAAGATTGCTGAAGGAAACACGCCCGCGGTTGGTATCTCGGCCAGTAATTTTGGACACGGCCGTGACCCTGCTAAACTAGAAGCGGAAGCGGACTTTACACCGACGGCAATTGAGGGttctgttgaggaggagtcgAGTCAGGCTGTGGTGAACTCGGTGGAGGGTAACGGCACGAAGGAtgcggtggttgttgatgggacTAGATCAGATGTTGAGGTCCCGGATTTGACGGAGCCGGCACCACCGTTGGCCGAACCGGCGATGGGTTCTAACCCGCCGCTGGTCAAGTCTTAG
- the DID4 gene encoding ESCRT-III subunit protein did4 (BUSCO:EOG09264T0J; COG:U; EggNog:ENOG503NVGY), which yields MNILEWAFGKRMTPAERLRKNQRLLDKAIRELDQQRVKLEKQEKALVAQIRQSAQKGQMGACKIQAKDLVRTRRYIDKFYGMKSQLQKISLRLQTYRTNEQMMQAMKGATMALGSMNRTMNLPSLQRIAMEFERENDIMEQRQEMMDDAIDDAMDVGAEEEGDEIVEQVLEEIGVDLSQALGETPSGLQSQSVPETKIAQAVGGGGGGADPGDDDLQARLDSLRR from the exons ATGAAT ATCCTAGAATGGGCTTTCGGCAAGCGCATGACGCCGGCCGAGCGTCTGCGCAAGAACCAGCGACTCCTCGACAAGGCGATCAGGGAATTGGACCAGCAGCGCGTcaagctggagaagcaggagaaggctCTCGTCGCCCAGATTCGCCAGAGCGCCCAGAAGGGCCAGATGGGTGCTTGCAAGATTCAAGCAAAGGATTTGGTTCGCACCAGACGATACATTGACAAGTTCTACGGCATGAAGAGCCAGCTGCAAAAGATCTCCCTCCGTCTCCAGACCTACCGCACGAACGAGCAGATGATGCAGGCGATGAAGGGTGCTACGATGGCACTTGGGAGCATGAACCGTACTATGAACCTTCCCTCTCTCCAGCGAATCGCCATGGAGTTTGAGCGGGAGAACGACATCATGGAGCAAAGGCAAGAGATGATGGACGATGCTATTGATGACGCCATGGACGTCggtgctgaagaggagggtgatgagatTGTGGAACAGgtcttggaggagattggTGTAGACTTGAGCCAGGCA CTCGGCGAAACACCTTCAGGTCTCCAGTCCCAATCCGTGCCGGAGACCAAGATTGCGCAGgcggttggaggaggaggcggcggagcagATCCCGGGGACGACGACCTACAAGCCCGGCTGGACAGTCTCAGACGATGA
- the FZO1 gene encoding mitofusin (COG:O; BUSCO:EOG09260RGH; EggNog:ENOG503NU0P), translated as MSQEYFSPKGKGVRRPNDNATPDADAHHEPSDADSNYDRPARASTAPSYMTVGNGSSANAARLQAMLEQDSGYGGSIAGDDVNSSLFNPASSGWDNVIHEDRPMRGGHSNEADRSAQASAVHQLWYNQHRNTLGRAISTVVELLSDLQRFNETWPAHYPSVQRAALDSPSHLSSRPGFHQAYSTAGDLANGPQFNAAQPPLRRAMTSVEDAAAAAESSRAAETRTVAEPRLVSPQIAQEFSVLKLDLKLGSLHQTELVHSLEKSSVAALLDGKIQSSIRHLQALRERIEDTSSKVLVTGDLNAGKSTFCNALLRRKVLPEDQQPCTSIFCEVLDARENCGIEEVHAVHRDAVYNRHDEATYDVYPLKDLERIVIDNTVYMQCKVYVKDARSIDESLLNNGVVDIALIDAPGLNMDTTKTTAIFARQEEIDVVVFVVSAMNHFTQTGTEFIRAAAAEKAYLFVVVNHFDNIRDKDRCQKQILTQIRGLSPATYKEAGELVHFVSSSAIPVAPNPPGGPGGGGGSGSSSGGGFGDDPGDNDPKGKGKDKEMARDFSALEQSLRRFVLEKRARSKLAPAKTYLTNILNDVNVLATVNTEVAQAEYDRVNSELQALEPQLEAGKRARAEISEQVDRTIEDTCQEVYDYSRTTINSAINHAGDDNLGIEYPGLFSAFQYADDLKAAMLSHIAASVVHCEENARKKTVAGVESIKKLGIKHLGDEYQNLNFKSEVMFQGRKDALARQVDISTEFADFVDFSTLMQREEKAGMALTVAGVVGTTVISGYSQVNLAFRAAQILGSENLRKLIIPGVIAGAAALAFYVLSQIPHSLPARLSQKIATQLEAMDYVHQNSSRISGKVRKVLLIPANNLRVGLQKSVEQLGARRDETVKVRKESSDALRYFGNLVQRSAHQRQVVEGVDLDGHPPGMAGHPGY; from the exons ATGAGCCAAGAGTACTTTTCGCCAAAGGGCAAGGGTGTCCGGCGGCCCAACGACAATGCCACTCCCGATGCCGATGCTCATCATGAGCCGAGTGACGCCGACTCAAATTACGACCGCCCCGCGCGCGCTTCGACCGCGCCCTCGTACATGACTGTAGGAAACGGTTCTTCGGCAAACGCTGCACGACTTCAAGCCATGCTGGAACAAGACTCTGGATACGGCGGCAGCATCGCCGGTGACGACGTCAACTCGTCGCTTTTCAACCCGGCGTCTTCGGGTTGGGACAATGTGATTCACGAAGACCGGCCAATGCGTGGCGGCCATAGCAACGAAGCCGACCGCTCCGCTCAGGCCAGCGCCGTCCATCAGCTCTGGTACAATCAGCACCGAAACACCCTCGGCCGGGCCATCAGCACCGTCGTCGAGCTCTTGAGCGACCTGCAACGCTTCAACGAGACATGGCCTGCCCACTACCCCTCAGTCCAGCGGGCTGCCCTCgattccccctcccacctgTCATCGAGACCCGGTTTTCACCAGGCATACTCGACCGCCGGTGATCTGGCAAATGGACCGCAGTTTAACGCTGCTCAGCCGCCCCTCCGGCGAGCTATGACCTCCGTCGaggacgccgccgccgccgccgagtcCAGCCGAGCCGCCGAGACCAGAACCGTCGCCGAGCCCCGTCTTGTGTCGCCTCAGATAGCCCAGGAATTTTCCGTCTTGAAGTTGGATTTGAAGCTTGGTTCCCTCCACCAGACGGAACTGGTACACTCGCTGGAGAAGAGCTCGGTTGCTGCGTTGCTGGACGGGAAGATTCAGTCCAGTATCAGACATCTACAGGCTCTTCGGGAGCGTATCGAGGACACCTCCAGCAAGGTCTTGGTCACGGGTGATTTGAACGCTGGCAAATCGACATTCTGCAACGCCCTTTTGCGACGAAAGGTTCTCCCCGAAGATCAGCAGCCATGCACGAGCATTTTCTGCGAGGTACTGGATGCGAGGGAAAACTGCGGCATTGAGGAGGTTCACGCTGTACACAGGGATGCTGTTTACAACCGTCACGATGAGGCTACCTACGATGTGTATCCTCTGAAGGACCTCGAGAGAATTGTGATCGACAACACCGTGTACATGCAGTGCAAGGTATATGTCAAGGACGCCAGGTCGATCGATGAATCTTTGCTGAATAACGGTGTGGTTGACATCGCCCTTATCGACGCCCCCGGTCTCAATATGGATACCACCAAGACTACAGCTATTTTTGCACGAcaggaggagattgatgttgtggtgtttgtggtCTCGGCCATGAACCACTTCACCCAAACGGGTACTGAGTTCATTCGAGCGGCCGCCGCTGAGAAGGCCTATCTGTTCGTCGTGGTCAACCATTTCGACAATATCAGGGACAAGGACCGGTGCCAGAAGCAAATTCTCACCCAAATCCGCGGTCTCAGCCCCGCGACATACAAGGAAGCCGGTGAGCTCGTGCACTTCGTCTCCAGTTCCGCCATCCCAGTAGCACCAAACCCCCCCGGAGGccccggcggcggtggtggttcagGAAGCtccagcggcggcgggttCGGCGATGACCCGGGTGATAATGaccccaagggcaagggcaaagaCAAGGAGATGGCCAGAGACTTTTCTGCCCTCGAGCAGTCTTTGCGTAGATTTGTGCTGGAGAAGCGCGCTCGCTCCAAGTTGGCTCCTGCCAAGACATATCTCACCAACATTTTGAACGACGTCAACGTTCTCGCCACTGTCAACACCGAAGTTGCCCAGGCGGAATACGACCGTGTGAACTCGGAGCTGCAGGCGCTGGAGCCCCAGCTTGAGGCTGGCAAGAGGGCCAGGGCAGAGATCAGCGAGCAGGTTGACCGGACCATCGAGGAcacttgccaggaggtcTACGACTACTCTCGCACGACCATCAACTCGGCCATCAACCACGCCGGCGATGATAACCTGGGAATTGAGTACCCCGGTCTCTTCAGCGCCTTCCAGTATGCCGATGATCTCAAGGCTGCCATGCTTTCCCACATTGCCGCCTCGGTCGTCCACTGCGAGGAGAACGCCAGAAAGAAGACGGTTGCTGGTGTCGAGTcgatcaagaagctgggTATCAAGCATCTGGGGGATGAGTACCAGAACCTCAACTTCAAGTCGGAGGTCATGTTCCAGGGCCGGAAGGATGCTTTGGCTCGCCAGGTGGACATTTCTACCGAGTTTGCGGACTTTGTCGACTTTTCGACGCTgatgcagagggaggagaaggccggcATGGCGCTCACGGTGGCGGGTGTGGTTGGTACAACTGTTATCAGTGGGTACAGCCAGGTGAACCTCGCTTTTAGAGCGGCTCAGATTTTGGGGAGTGAGAACTTGAGGAAGTTGATTATTCCGGGTGTtattgctggtg CTGCTGCTCTGGCGTTTTATGTCCTCTCTCAGATCCCTCACTCCCTTCCTGCCCGCCTCAGCCAAAAGATTGCCACGCAGCTTGAGGCGATGGATTATGTTCATCAGAACAGCAGCCGGATTTCGgggaaggtgaggaaggtgttgCTCATTCCGGCGAATAACCTCAGGGTTGGGCTGCAAAAGTCGGTGGAGCAATTGGGCGCGAGGAGGGATGAGACGGTcaaggtgaggaaggagagcagTGATGCGTTGAGGTATTTTGGGAATCTGGTGCAGAGGAGTGCGCATCAGaggcaggtggtggagggtgtggATTTGGATGGGCATCCGCCGGGTATGGCGGGGCATCCGGGGTATTGA
- the MAS2 gene encoding Mitochondrial-processing peptidase subunit alpha (EggNog:ENOG503NV1J; MEROPS:MER0079232; COG:O) translates to MFRSCRPTRLLNQTHLPWHPARPSYSPVGPRRYATEHVLKYERAHREAKANKRATRDPTETDKITTLPNGIRVASEDLPDAFSGVGVYIDAGSRYENDSLRGASHIMDRLAFKSTRSRSADEMLETVEQLGGNIQCASSRESMMYQAATFNSAIPTTVELLADTIRNPRLTDEEIAQQLETAEYEVGEIWSKPELILPELVHTAAFKDNTLGNPLLCPQERLSVINKDVIQAYRDAFYQPDRMVVAFAGVPHAEAVELAQKYFGDMERSRPVVSEPTTPTDSSSEASSAASTPPTSPEPEQPSGLFGKILKNLAPQQSSSPSSILRPVVTPITEADLNRPATYTGGFLTLPTQPPPINPNLPTFSHIHLCFEGLPISSPDIFALATLQTLLGGGGSFSAGGPGKGMYSRLYTNVLNQHGWVESCIAFNHSYKDSGLFGIAASCYPGRTIPMLHVMCRELQALTHDSGYTGLGEVEVNRAKNQLRSSLLMNLESRMVELEDLGRQVQVHGRKIPVREMTRQINRLTPKDLRRVAKQVLGGLVNNPGGGSGAPTVVLQEASQHGSGRQEVIGWEQIQDIIASWKLGRN, encoded by the exons ATGTTTAGATCCTGCCGGCCCACGAGGCTGTTGAACCAGACACATCTGCCATGGCACCCCGCGAGGCCGAGTTACTCGCCTGTCGGCCCAAGGCGCTATGCCACTGAACATGTCTTGAAATACGAAAGGGCACATCGGGAGGCAAAGGCTAATAAACGTGCAACAAga GACCCAACAGAAACCGACAAGATCACCACGCTACCAAATGGAATTCGAGTCGCCTCTGAGGATTTGCCCGATGCCTTCTCGGGAGTGGGGGTCTACATCGATGCCGGGTCACGATACGAGAACGACTCCCTCCGGGGAGCCAGTCACATCATGGACAGGCTAGCCTTCAAGTCGACAAGATCACGATCAGCGGACGAGATGTTGGAGACAGTAGAGCAACTGGGCGGCAATATCCAATGCGCTTCTTCCAGAGAATCCATGATGTACCAAGCAGCAACCTTCAACTCTGCCATTCCTACCACCGTGGAACTGTTGGCCGACACGATCCGAAACCCCCGATTGACCGACGAGGAAATTGCTCAACAACTCGAGACGGCCGAGTACGAAGTGGGAGAGATTTGGTCCAAACCGGAGCTGATCTTGCCAGAGTTGGTTCATACAGCTGCTTTCAAGGACAACACATTAGGGAACCCCTTGCTCTGCCCTCAGGAGAGGCTGAGCGTTATCAACAAGGACGTTATCCAGGCCTACAGGGACGCCTTCTACCAACCAGACCGCATGGTAGTGGCCTTTGCCGGTGTTCCTCACGCCGAGGCCGTTGAGCTTGCACAGAAATACTTTGGTGATATGGAGCGTTCAAGACCGGTTGTATCAGAaccaaccactcccaccGACTCATCAAGCGAGGCCTCCTCAGctgcctcaacaccaccaacatccccaGAACCCGAACAACCCTCCGGCCTGTTTGGCAAGATTCTCAAGAACCTCGCCCCACAACAgtcatcttccccatcctcaatCCTTCGCCCAGTAgtcacccccatcaccgaaGCCGACCTCAACCGTCCAGCTACCTATACCGGCggcttcctcaccctcccaacTCAGCCCCCACCAATCAACCCCAATCTCCCCACATTTTCCCATATCCACCTCTGCTTCGAAGGCCTTCCCATCTCCTCTCCAGATATTTTTGCCTTGGCCACTCTTCAAACCcttcttggcggcggcggctccttctccgccggCGGCCCAGGAAAGGGCATGTACTCTCGTCTGTACACCAACGTCCTCAACCAACACGGCTGGGTAGAGTCCTGCATAGCCTTCAACCACTCCTACAAGGACTCTGGTCTCTTCGGCATCGCAGCCTCATGTTATCCAGGTCGCACCATCCCCATGCTCCACGTCATGTGCCGCGAGCTCCAGGCTCTCACCCACGACTCGGGGTACACGGGCCTTGGAGAGGTAGAGGTCAACCGGGCCAAGAACCAGCTCCGGTCGAGCTTGCTGATGAACCTGGAGAGCAGGATGGTTGAGCTGGAAGATTTGGGAAGACAGGTGCAGGTTCACGGGAGGAAGATCCCAGTGAGGGAGATGACGCGCCAGATCAACCGGTTGACGCCGAAGGAcctgaggagggtggcgaaGCAGGTgcttggtgggttggtgaacAACCCGGGCGGGGGGTCAGGGGCGCCGACGGTGGTGTTGCAGGAGGCGAGTCAACATGGGAGTGGGAGGCAGGAGGTGATTGGGTGGGAGCAGATACAGGATATTATTGCTAGTTGGAAGTTGGGGAGGAATTAA